The proteins below come from a single Marinobacter arenosus genomic window:
- a CDS encoding OmpH family outer membrane protein has translation MSRIAMMVAAALMALSFPAMAETRIGVVDLRQALFSSNDAKSFSETLQKDFAGDEAKVREVQEEARQLKERLEKDGAMMNESERNKLAGEFQEKVKEFNFLKQRLDSTVAQRKQAFLEQARPEVDAAVEELLKENDLDLILPSEAVVYVKPEMNLTPQLLEKLNR, from the coding sequence ATGTCTCGAATTGCAATGATGGTGGCGGCTGCCCTGATGGCGCTTTCGTTCCCGGCCATGGCAGAAACCCGGATAGGTGTCGTGGATCTGCGCCAGGCGCTGTTCTCATCAAACGATGCCAAGAGTTTCAGCGAGACCCTGCAGAAGGATTTTGCCGGTGACGAAGCCAAGGTCCGGGAAGTTCAGGAAGAAGCTCGGCAGCTGAAGGAGCGTCTGGAAAAAGACGGCGCCATGATGAACGAGAGCGAGCGAAACAAGCTGGCCGGCGAATTCCAGGAAAAGGTCAAAGAGTTCAACTTCCTGAAACAACGCCTGGACAGCACCGTTGCCCAGCGCAAGCAGGCATTCCTGGAGCAGGCACGTCCGGAAGTGGACGCGGCGGTTGAGGAGCTGCTCAAGGAAAATGATCTTGATCTGATCCTGCCAAGCGAAGCCGTTGTCTACGTGAAGCCGGAGATGAACCTCACCCCACAGTTGCTTGAAAAGCTGAACCGTTAA
- the bamA gene encoding outer membrane protein assembly factor BamA translates to MRRSLLGVAIGLAVAATGMKPALADEFTVADIEVEGLQRVSAGTVFSAFPVNIGEQVDPAELADAIKSLFGTGLFTDIEASRDAGVLILTVRERPSISAIEIEGNKNIETEMLTEALSGAGLQEGQVFRRATLERLELEILRSYIAQGRYNARVKATAEELPRNRVSIRLEINEGTVAAIHHINIVGNEDFEDEQLLDLFELQTSSWWNSITNADKYARERLSGDLESLRSFYLDRGYLDFNVESSQVSISPDKQQVFIAIALNEGPQYTISEINLRGDLIVGEEELRKLIPVEEGDVFSRARMTAISEALAFRLGREGYAFANVNAVPEPGENNTAAVTFFVEPGKRAYVRRVNFDGNVSTRDDVLRQEMTQMEGGIASSDRIEFSKTRLERLGFFKTVNVDTVPVPGTDDLVDVNYSVEEQPTGSLSASVGFSQDSGVILGANVSENNFFGTGKRVSFGVNVSDSVKSANVSYLDPYYTVDGVSRGFSLFARETDYEEEDISSYLLDEYGGRVTFGYPTDNITRLNFGLGYTRSNIKEGAFTSQEVLDFIDEEGDSFDNYFLFGSWRRSTLNRGVLPSDGYSHSVSLDLAVPGSDLTFYKLSHKTDFYQPLTDSERWVLRARTDIGYGDGYKDRTQMPFYEHFYAGGYGSVRGYEANSLGLRATNSPNDLSEPDPFGGNLLTEGSLELIFPTPFAGDSRSMRTAFFVDAGQVFDTDRGFDPALDEIRLSAGVGFQWITAVGPLAFSLAQPLNDKAGDETQVFQFSLGQTF, encoded by the coding sequence ATGAGACGTTCTCTTCTAGGTGTAGCCATTGGCCTCGCTGTTGCCGCGACCGGCATGAAGCCAGCTCTTGCAGATGAATTCACGGTTGCGGACATTGAGGTTGAAGGCCTGCAACGGGTCTCTGCAGGTACCGTTTTTTCTGCCTTTCCCGTCAACATCGGCGAGCAGGTTGATCCTGCCGAACTCGCTGATGCCATCAAATCCCTGTTTGGAACTGGTCTCTTTACCGATATTGAAGCCAGCCGCGATGCCGGCGTTCTGATCCTGACGGTCCGGGAGCGCCCGTCCATCAGCGCTATCGAGATTGAGGGTAACAAGAACATCGAGACCGAAATGCTTACGGAAGCCCTGTCCGGAGCCGGTCTTCAGGAAGGGCAGGTATTCCGGCGCGCCACACTTGAGCGGCTGGAGCTGGAAATTCTTCGTTCCTACATTGCCCAGGGTCGTTACAACGCCCGGGTCAAGGCAACAGCTGAAGAACTGCCACGGAACCGGGTCTCGATTCGTCTTGAAATCAATGAAGGTACCGTTGCGGCCATTCACCACATCAACATTGTGGGCAACGAGGATTTCGAGGACGAACAACTGCTTGACCTGTTCGAACTCCAGACCAGCAGCTGGTGGAATTCCATCACCAATGCGGATAAGTACGCCCGTGAACGGCTGAGCGGTGATCTTGAATCCCTGCGATCCTTCTACCTTGACCGCGGCTATCTGGATTTCAACGTGGAGTCCAGCCAGGTATCGATTTCTCCGGACAAACAGCAGGTCTTTATTGCCATTGCCCTGAATGAGGGGCCGCAGTACACCATCTCCGAAATCAATCTGCGCGGTGACCTGATTGTTGGTGAAGAGGAGCTGCGAAAACTGATTCCGGTGGAAGAGGGGGATGTATTCTCCCGGGCGCGCATGACCGCGATTTCCGAGGCGCTGGCGTTCCGGTTGGGGCGTGAGGGTTACGCGTTTGCCAATGTGAATGCGGTCCCCGAGCCCGGAGAGAACAACACGGCGGCCGTGACGTTCTTCGTGGAGCCCGGCAAGCGCGCCTATGTTCGCCGAGTGAATTTTGATGGCAACGTATCCACCCGCGACGATGTCCTGCGTCAGGAAATGACCCAGATGGAGGGCGGTATTGCGTCCTCCGACCGCATTGAGTTTTCCAAGACCCGGCTCGAGCGTCTGGGTTTCTTCAAGACAGTGAACGTTGACACCGTTCCGGTGCCCGGCACCGATGACCTTGTCGACGTGAATTACAGCGTCGAGGAGCAGCCCACCGGCAGTCTGTCTGCGTCGGTCGGCTTCTCACAGGACTCCGGGGTGATCCTCGGCGCCAACGTGTCCGAGAATAACTTTTTCGGCACCGGTAAGCGGGTGTCGTTCGGGGTCAACGTCAGTGATTCGGTGAAGAGCGCCAACGTCTCGTACCTGGACCCTTACTACACGGTGGACGGCGTTAGTCGCGGGTTCAGTCTGTTTGCCCGTGAGACCGATTACGAGGAAGAGGATATCTCGTCCTACCTGCTCGACGAATACGGTGGTCGGGTGACCTTCGGTTATCCGACGGATAACATTACCCGCCTGAACTTCGGCCTCGGCTACACCCGTTCCAACATCAAGGAAGGGGCGTTTACGTCCCAGGAAGTCCTGGATTTCATCGATGAGGAAGGGGACTCCTTTGACAACTACTTCCTGTTCGGTAGCTGGCGGCGCAGCACCCTGAACCGGGGTGTGTTGCCGAGCGATGGTTACAGCCACTCGGTGTCGCTGGATCTCGCGGTTCCAGGCAGTGATCTGACCTTCTACAAACTGAGCCACAAGACCGATTTCTATCAGCCCCTGACCGATTCGGAGCGCTGGGTCTTACGGGCTCGCACGGATATCGGCTATGGTGACGGCTACAAGGATCGGACCCAGATGCCGTTCTACGAGCATTTCTATGCCGGAGGGTACGGCTCCGTCCGCGGTTACGAGGCGAACTCGCTGGGTTTGAGGGCGACAAACAGCCCGAATGACCTGTCTGAACCGGATCCGTTTGGTGGTAACCTGCTCACCGAGGGCAGTCTGGAACTGATTTTCCCGACGCCCTTTGCCGGCGATAGCCGCTCCATGCGTACAGCGTTCTTCGTGGATGCCGGTCAGGTCTTTGATACCGATCGCGGTTTTGACCCGGCCCTGGATGAAATCCGGTTGTCCGCCGGTGTTGGTTTCCAGTGGATTACCGCAGTTGGTCCGCTGGCCTTTAGCCTTGCGCAACCCCTGAATGACAAGGCGGGTGACGAAACCCAGGTGTTCCAGTTCTCCCTGGGCCAGACGTTCTGA
- the rseP gene encoding RIP metalloprotease RseP, with protein sequence MQIIETILALALTLGILVTLHEYGHFWVARRCGVKVLRFSVGFGKPLFSWYDRHGTEFAVAAIPLGGYVKMLDAREGPVPEELKDQAFTSKSPGQRIAIASAGPVANFIFALFAYWLLSVVGVTTVAPIVGDVAPDSVAERMGLQEGMELHAVDGRRVTSWRDVNMRLLERAGERGDITIEVTDNGARGTITGELGGWRLSDESPNPLGQFGITPWRPDVPPVLGQITDGGRAQQAGLQPGDRVLAVDGEPIGNWFDLVEFIRSSPQQTLALTIQRDGAERTIEVTPEAKVAEKGETIGFLGAGVQSVPWPDEVLRDVSYGPLAAIPNAINETWADTRLTLVAIKKMVTGLLSPTNLSGPITIARVAEASVSSGFEDFVRFLAYLSISLGVLNLLPVPVLDGGHIVYYTIEAIRGKPLSEEAQALGLRIGMTLILTLMVFALYNDLMRL encoded by the coding sequence ATGCAGATTATCGAAACCATTCTGGCGCTTGCGCTGACACTGGGCATCCTCGTCACACTGCATGAGTATGGCCATTTCTGGGTTGCCCGTCGTTGTGGCGTCAAGGTGCTTCGATTCTCGGTGGGTTTCGGCAAGCCACTGTTTTCCTGGTACGACCGGCATGGGACCGAATTTGCAGTCGCCGCCATTCCCCTGGGCGGGTACGTTAAAATGCTGGACGCGCGGGAAGGGCCGGTTCCCGAGGAATTGAAGGACCAGGCATTCACGTCCAAATCGCCTGGCCAACGCATTGCCATTGCCTCGGCAGGTCCGGTGGCCAATTTTATTTTTGCCCTTTTTGCTTACTGGCTGCTAAGTGTGGTCGGTGTTACGACGGTTGCCCCCATCGTTGGTGATGTCGCACCGGATTCCGTCGCAGAGCGCATGGGTCTCCAGGAAGGCATGGAGCTACACGCAGTCGACGGGCGCCGGGTTACCTCCTGGCGTGACGTCAACATGCGCCTGTTGGAGCGCGCCGGTGAGCGTGGCGACATCACGATCGAGGTGACCGACAATGGCGCCCGGGGAACCATTACCGGTGAGCTCGGGGGCTGGCGTTTGAGTGATGAGTCGCCCAACCCGCTGGGCCAGTTTGGCATTACGCCCTGGCGTCCTGATGTGCCCCCGGTTCTTGGACAGATCACCGACGGAGGACGGGCGCAGCAGGCGGGTCTTCAGCCGGGTGATCGGGTACTGGCGGTTGATGGTGAGCCCATCGGTAACTGGTTTGATCTGGTAGAATTCATCCGCAGCTCCCCCCAGCAGACGCTGGCGCTGACAATCCAGCGGGATGGCGCTGAGCGCACGATTGAGGTGACGCCCGAAGCAAAAGTGGCGGAAAAGGGTGAAACCATCGGTTTCCTCGGCGCTGGCGTCCAATCGGTACCGTGGCCGGATGAAGTATTGCGGGATGTGAGCTATGGGCCGTTGGCCGCCATTCCAAATGCGATCAACGAAACCTGGGCCGATACCCGTTTGACGCTGGTTGCGATCAAAAAGATGGTCACAGGGCTGCTGTCGCCGACGAATCTCAGCGGTCCCATCACGATTGCCAGGGTTGCCGAGGCCAGTGTCAGCTCCGGATTCGAGGATTTTGTCCGGTTCCTGGCCTATCTCAGTATCAGTCTGGGTGTCCTTAACCTGTTGCCAGTTCCGGTTCTCGATGGTGGCCATATTGTTTACTACACCATCGAAGCCATTCGCGGGAAGCCTCTTTCCGAAGAGGCCCAGGCGCTGGGGTTACGAATTGGTATGACACTGATTCTCACATTAATGGTGTTTGCTCTTTACAACGACCTGATGCGGTTGTGA
- the ispC gene encoding 1-deoxy-D-xylulose-5-phosphate reductoisomerase — MLARRLTILGATGSIGLSTLDVIRRHPDRFSVYALTAGTRAHELAVLCREFRPQAAVMADPGAARELAELLSDLPSIKVLSGAEGLCEVASAAEADTVMAAIVGAAGLPPTLAAARAGKRVLLANKEALVMSGKLFMDAVAESGAELLPIDSEHNAIFQCIPPDRIRDPGGAGISRILLTASGGPFREHSAEALRTVSPEQACAHPNWSMGQKISVDSATLMNKGLELIEACWLFNTTPERIEVHVHPESIIHSMVEYVDGSVLAQLGSPDMRTPIANGLAWPERIDAGVAPLDLFSIGRFHFERPDLVRFPCLRLAAEAFDAGGTAPAVLNAANEEAVAAFLAGNLCFADIPVIIERTLAATAVAPADSFETIFAKDSEARQRAREQIGLLTV, encoded by the coding sequence ATGTTAGCGCGCCGCCTGACTATTCTTGGAGCGACCGGCTCCATTGGCCTGAGCACGCTCGACGTGATCCGGCGCCATCCCGACCGTTTCTCCGTCTACGCACTGACTGCGGGCACCCGCGCTCATGAGCTTGCTGTGCTGTGCCGCGAGTTTCGGCCTCAGGCTGCCGTGATGGCCGATCCTGGCGCGGCTCGCGAGTTGGCCGAACTGCTGTCCGATCTTCCGTCCATCAAGGTGCTATCCGGTGCCGAGGGGCTCTGCGAGGTTGCTTCGGCGGCCGAAGCCGACACCGTGATGGCAGCGATTGTGGGTGCGGCGGGTCTGCCTCCCACGCTGGCCGCTGCACGCGCCGGCAAACGGGTGTTGCTGGCGAACAAGGAAGCGCTGGTGATGTCGGGCAAGCTTTTCATGGATGCGGTGGCCGAATCCGGTGCGGAATTATTGCCGATCGACTCGGAGCACAATGCGATCTTCCAGTGTATTCCTCCGGATCGGATCCGGGACCCTGGCGGCGCGGGCATTTCCCGGATCCTGTTAACGGCATCGGGTGGTCCTTTCCGGGAGCACAGCGCCGAGGCATTGCGAACGGTTTCGCCCGAGCAGGCCTGTGCCCATCCCAACTGGTCGATGGGACAGAAGATCTCCGTGGATTCTGCCACGCTCATGAACAAGGGGCTGGAGCTGATCGAGGCCTGCTGGCTGTTCAACACCACCCCGGAACGGATCGAAGTGCACGTCCACCCTGAGAGTATTATCCATTCCATGGTGGAGTACGTGGACGGCTCCGTGCTTGCCCAGTTGGGCAGTCCGGATATGAGGACGCCCATCGCCAATGGCCTGGCCTGGCCAGAGCGGATTGACGCCGGGGTGGCGCCGCTGGACCTGTTCTCCATCGGCCGGTTCCACTTTGAACGCCCGGACCTTGTGCGGTTTCCGTGCCTGAGGCTCGCGGCCGAGGCGTTCGATGCCGGCGGCACCGCGCCTGCGGTTCTGAATGCAGCGAACGAAGAGGCGGTTGCGGCCTTTCTTGCTGGTAACCTGTGTTTTGCCGATATCCCCGTTATTATAGAGCGGACGTTGGCCGCAACTGCGGTGGCCCCCGCCGATAGTTTTGAGACCATTTTTGCCAAGGATTCCGAAGCCAGGCAACGGGCGCGGGAACAGATCGGTTTGTTAACTGTCTGA
- a CDS encoding phosphatidate cytidylyltransferase, whose translation MLKTRIITALILAPIAVGGIFFLPPLGFALFTGAIITLGAWEWANMSGIERQAGRVAYAAVTAVILFGLLNVPAVAVLWLALVWWAICFLMVRSYPQGASRWGSVPVRAVMGLLVLVPAWVGLNHLRTGGLDFGVVTNSLWAILYVFCVVWVADIGAYFAGRAFGKAKLAPRVSPGKSWAGVWGGLVAVGVFATIISVVASASSSETVFLVLASLATGLVSVLGDLLESMLKRFRGIKDSSQLLPGHGGIMDRIDSLTVAIPVFALIITQLGWLTAGQW comes from the coding sequence GTGTTAAAAACCCGAATCATAACCGCGCTGATCCTGGCTCCAATTGCCGTCGGCGGCATCTTTTTCCTGCCACCACTGGGTTTCGCCCTGTTCACCGGGGCCATCATTACGCTGGGCGCTTGGGAATGGGCCAACATGTCCGGTATTGAACGGCAGGCGGGTCGAGTGGCGTACGCTGCCGTGACGGCGGTCATTCTGTTTGGTCTGCTCAATGTGCCGGCGGTTGCCGTACTCTGGCTGGCGCTGGTGTGGTGGGCGATCTGTTTCCTGATGGTTCGTAGTTACCCCCAAGGCGCCTCGCGCTGGGGGAGTGTGCCCGTGCGGGCGGTCATGGGGCTGTTGGTGCTTGTCCCGGCCTGGGTGGGCCTCAATCACCTGAGAACCGGTGGTCTCGATTTTGGAGTGGTAACCAATAGCCTGTGGGCCATTCTCTACGTTTTCTGTGTTGTCTGGGTTGCCGATATCGGCGCCTACTTTGCCGGACGGGCCTTCGGAAAGGCCAAGCTTGCGCCGCGGGTCAGCCCCGGAAAATCCTGGGCCGGTGTCTGGGGAGGCCTGGTTGCTGTGGGTGTCTTTGCCACCATCATCAGTGTGGTGGCCTCTGCCAGCAGCTCTGAAACGGTATTTCTGGTTCTTGCCAGCCTCGCGACGGGTCTGGTTTCGGTCCTGGGCGACCTGTTAGAGAGCATGCTGAAGCGGTTCCGCGGCATCAAGGACAGCAGCCAGTTATTGCCCGGCCATGGAGGTATCATGGACCGCATTGATAGCCTTACGGTGGCGATCCCGGTGTTTGCCCTGATCATCACCCAGCTTGGCTGGCTTACTGCCGGGCAGTGGTAA
- the uppS gene encoding polyprenyl diphosphate synthase, translating into MTGTVSAEIPVSADSRPRHVAIIMDGNNRWAKQHRLTGVAGHKAGVDAVKAVVETCGREGVEILTLFAFSSENWRRPQDEVSALMKLFLFALEREVRKLHRNNIRLRIIGDRTAFSSVLQQHMKEAEELTQHNTRMTLVIAANYGGHWDISQATRQVATKVRAGLIEPSDITDDLIQQHMSIGDLPMPDLMIRTAGEQRISNFMLWHLAYTELYFSPVFWPDFKADEMRKALQAYAGRQRRFGQTDDQIAAKASQQ; encoded by the coding sequence ATGACGGGAACGGTATCCGCAGAGATTCCGGTGTCGGCTGACAGTCGCCCCCGGCACGTAGCGATTATCATGGACGGTAACAACCGGTGGGCCAAGCAGCACCGCCTGACCGGGGTGGCCGGACACAAAGCTGGCGTGGATGCGGTCAAGGCTGTGGTGGAAACCTGTGGGCGGGAAGGTGTAGAAATCCTTACGCTGTTTGCGTTTTCCAGTGAGAACTGGCGTCGCCCCCAGGACGAAGTATCGGCACTGATGAAGTTGTTCCTCTTTGCCCTTGAGCGGGAAGTCCGAAAGCTGCATCGCAACAATATCAGGCTCCGGATTATCGGTGACCGGACAGCGTTCAGTTCCGTCCTGCAGCAACATATGAAAGAGGCGGAAGAGCTTACCCAGCACAACACCCGCATGACGCTGGTGATTGCCGCGAATTACGGTGGCCACTGGGACATTTCCCAGGCTACCCGGCAAGTTGCGACCAAAGTGCGGGCCGGGCTGATCGAACCGTCGGATATCACCGATGACCTGATACAGCAGCACATGAGCATCGGTGATCTCCCGATGCCGGACCTGATGATCCGGACCGCCGGAGAGCAACGGATCAGCAATTTCATGCTTTGGCACCTTGCCTACACCGAGCTGTATTTCTCGCCGGTTTTCTGGCCGGACTTCAAAGCTGATGAGATGCGCAAGGCATTGCAGGCGTACGCTGGGCGTCAACGCCGTTTCGGCCAGACGGACGACCAGATCGCTGCCAAGGCATCACAACAATAA
- the frr gene encoding ribosome recycling factor has translation MINDIKAEAEKKMKKSLDALHAAFNKIRTGRAHPSILDSVMVNYYGQETPLKQVASINVEDNRTLAVSPWEKNLVPTIEKAIMSSDLGLNPATSGDLIRVPMPMLTEETRKEMVKQAKADAEHGRVSIRNARRDANSMIKELLKEKEITEDDERKGEDEIQKLTDRYIAEVEKALKAKEEDLMAV, from the coding sequence GTGATTAACGACATCAAAGCCGAAGCCGAAAAGAAAATGAAAAAGAGCCTGGACGCTCTCCACGCGGCGTTTAACAAGATCCGCACAGGCCGGGCTCATCCGTCCATCCTGGACAGCGTGATGGTCAATTACTACGGCCAGGAAACGCCGCTGAAACAGGTTGCCAGCATTAACGTTGAAGACAATCGGACCCTGGCGGTATCACCGTGGGAAAAGAACCTGGTTCCGACCATTGAGAAAGCGATCATGAGTTCAGACCTGGGGCTGAATCCGGCCACCAGCGGTGACCTGATCCGTGTTCCAATGCCGATGCTGACTGAAGAGACCCGTAAGGAAATGGTGAAGCAGGCGAAAGCCGATGCCGAGCATGGTCGTGTTTCCATCCGTAATGCCCGTCGGGACGCCAACAGCATGATCAAGGAACTGCTGAAGGAAAAGGAAATCACCGAAGACGACGAGCGTAAGGGTGAGGACGAAATCCAGAAGCTGACCGACCGTTACATCGCAGAAGTTGAGAAGGCTCTGAAGGCAAAAGAAGAGGACCTGATGGCGGTCTGA
- the pyrH gene encoding UMP kinase: MPTSSKTQPRYKRVLLKLSGEALMGEHDFGIDPKVLDRMALEIGALIGIGVQVGLVIGGGNLFRGAALNAAGMDRVTGDHMGMLATVMNGLAMRDALERSNIRTRVMSAIPMSGIVEHYDRRRAVRDLKDGDVVIFCAGTGNPFFTTDSAACLRGIEIEADAVLKATKVDGVYSADPHLDSSAEKYDYLTYDEVLDKKLGVMDLTAICLARDHGMPLRVFDMNRAGALTRIVTGEKEGTLIE; the protein is encoded by the coding sequence ATGCCGACATCATCGAAAACCCAGCCCAGATACAAGCGTGTTCTGCTCAAGCTCAGTGGCGAGGCCCTGATGGGTGAGCACGATTTCGGTATTGATCCCAAAGTTCTCGATCGCATGGCCCTCGAAATCGGTGCCCTGATCGGCATCGGCGTTCAGGTCGGCCTGGTGATCGGCGGTGGAAACCTGTTCCGCGGCGCCGCCCTGAATGCGGCCGGCATGGACAGGGTGACCGGCGATCACATGGGCATGCTTGCGACCGTAATGAACGGTCTGGCGATGCGTGATGCCCTGGAGCGTTCAAACATCCGCACCCGAGTCATGTCGGCCATTCCTATGAGCGGTATCGTCGAACACTATGACCGGCGCCGGGCGGTTCGCGATCTCAAAGACGGTGATGTGGTGATCTTCTGTGCCGGAACCGGCAACCCGTTTTTCACGACCGATTCTGCGGCCTGCCTCCGTGGTATTGAAATCGAAGCGGATGCGGTGCTCAAGGCGACCAAAGTCGATGGCGTTTACTCAGCCGATCCACATCTGGACAGCTCCGCTGAAAAGTACGATTACCTGACCTACGACGAGGTCCTGGATAAGAAGCTGGGCGTCATGGACCTGACGGCCATCTGTCTGGCAAGGGATCACGGCATGCCGCTGCGAGTTTTTGATATGAATCGCGCCGGTGCGCTCACCCGCATCGTGACCGGCGAAAAAGAAGGTACACTGATCGAATAA
- the tsf gene encoding translation elongation factor Ts, giving the protein MAAITAAMVKELRERTGLGMMECKKALVEAEGSVDAAIEELRKSSGLKAAKKAGRTAAEGVSLIKISDDNTVAFILEVNSETDFVARDDNFLGFANDVLDVAFDKGETDVAKLMEGDLEAKREALVQKIGENITVRRIVKVEGPVVGGYVHSNNKIASVVALTAGDSEVARDIAMHAAAVNPRVGKPEDMPAEELEKEKDVIKAQPDMEGKPAEIVEKMMGGRIKKFLKENSLVEQPFVKNPDQTVGELIKSAGGELVGFVRLEVGEGIEKEEVDFAAEVAAAAGTGKA; this is encoded by the coding sequence ATGGCTGCAATTACCGCTGCAATGGTCAAAGAGCTGCGTGAGCGTACTGGCCTTGGCATGATGGAGTGCAAGAAGGCTCTGGTTGAGGCTGAAGGCAGTGTCGACGCCGCAATTGAAGAGCTGCGCAAGTCTTCCGGTCTGAAAGCCGCCAAGAAGGCGGGCCGTACCGCCGCTGAAGGTGTGTCTCTGATCAAGATTTCTGACGACAACACCGTTGCTTTCATTCTGGAAGTGAACTCGGAAACCGACTTCGTTGCTCGCGACGACAACTTCCTTGGCTTCGCCAACGACGTTCTGGATGTTGCGTTCGACAAAGGCGAGACCGACGTTGCCAAGCTGATGGAAGGTGATCTGGAAGCCAAGCGTGAGGCGCTGGTCCAGAAGATTGGCGAGAACATCACTGTCCGTCGTATCGTCAAGGTTGAAGGTCCGGTTGTGGGTGGCTACGTTCACAGCAACAACAAGATCGCTTCCGTTGTGGCTCTGACTGCGGGCGATTCAGAAGTGGCTCGCGACATCGCGATGCACGCCGCTGCCGTTAACCCGCGTGTTGGCAAGCCGGAAGACATGCCAGCAGAAGAGCTGGAGAAAGAGAAGGACGTCATCAAGGCCCAGCCGGACATGGAAGGCAAGCCTGCCGAAATCGTCGAGAAGATGATGGGCGGCCGCATCAAGAAGTTCCTTAAGGAAAACAGCCTTGTTGAACAGCCTTTCGTCAAGAACCCTGACCAGACCGTGGGTGAACTGATCAAGTCCGCCGGTGGCGAGCTGGTTGGTTTCGTTCGCCTGGAAGTGGGTGAAGGCATCGAGAAAGAAGAAGTAGACTTTGCCGCCGAAGTTGCTGCTGCAGCTGGCACAGGCAAGGCCTGA
- the rpsB gene encoding 30S ribosomal protein S2, with translation MAQVNMRDLLKAGAHFGHQTRYWNPKMSKFIFGARNKIHIINLEQTVPAMNDALNFVQQLAESKNKILFVGTKRAAAKIIKEEAERAGQPFVNHRWLGGMLTNYKTIRQSIRRYRDLEAQSKDGTFDKLTKKEALERTREMDKLERSIGGIKDMGGLPDALFVIDVDHERIAIKEANKLGIPVIGVVDTNSDPDGVDYVIPGNDDAIRAIQIYVKAVADTCVEAAQSAGAGADEFVEVSEDAEGAAPAAE, from the coding sequence ATGGCTCAGGTAAATATGCGTGACCTGCTGAAGGCAGGTGCTCACTTCGGTCACCAGACTCGCTACTGGAATCCGAAAATGTCGAAGTTCATCTTCGGCGCCCGTAACAAGATTCATATCATCAACCTTGAGCAGACTGTTCCTGCCATGAACGATGCACTGAACTTCGTTCAGCAGCTGGCAGAGAGCAAGAACAAGATCCTGTTCGTAGGCACCAAGCGTGCAGCGGCCAAGATCATCAAGGAAGAAGCAGAGCGCGCTGGCCAGCCGTTCGTTAACCATCGCTGGCTCGGTGGCATGCTGACCAACTACAAGACCATCCGTCAGTCCATCCGTCGTTACCGCGATCTGGAAGCCCAGAGCAAGGACGGCACCTTTGACAAGCTGACCAAGAAAGAAGCTCTTGAGCGCACCCGTGAAATGGACAAGCTCGAGCGTTCCATCGGCGGTATCAAGGACATGGGCGGTCTGCCGGACGCGCTGTTCGTGATCGACGTTGATCACGAGCGTATCGCCATCAAGGAAGCCAACAAGCTGGGTATTCCTGTTATTGGCGTTGTTGATACCAACAGTGATCCGGACGGCGTTGATTACGTGATTCCGGGCAACGATGACGCCATCCGTGCGATCCAGATCTACGTGAAGGCCGTTGCCGATACCTGTGTCGAAGCAGCCCAGTCTGCCGGTGCGGGCGCTGACGAGTTTGTTGAAGTCAGTGAAGACGCTGAAGGCGCCGCTCCGGCCGCCGAGTAA
- the map gene encoding type I methionyl aminopeptidase translates to MQVSIKTPEEIEKMRVAGRLAAEVLEMIGEHIKPGISTEEIDRICHDYIVNEQKAIPAPLNYKGFPKSVCTSVNHVICHGIPSEKKILKDGDILNIDVTVIKDEYHGDTSKMWIVGKPKPGTERLIDITQQCLYKGIELVKPGTRLGDIGHVIQQHAEKHRYSVVRDYCGHGIGKVFHEEPQVMHYGKPGTGMELQEGMTFTIEPMINQGKYQTKLLPDGWTVVTKDHKLSAQWEHTILVTADGHEVLTKRTEESF, encoded by the coding sequence ATGCAAGTATCGATCAAGACCCCGGAAGAAATCGAAAAAATGCGCGTTGCCGGCCGCCTGGCCGCTGAAGTGCTCGAGATGATTGGCGAACATATCAAACCCGGCATCAGCACCGAGGAGATCGACCGCATCTGCCACGACTACATCGTGAATGAGCAGAAGGCCATCCCTGCGCCCCTGAACTACAAGGGTTTCCCGAAATCGGTCTGCACCTCCGTCAACCATGTGATTTGCCACGGCATCCCGTCCGAAAAGAAGATCCTGAAGGACGGCGACATCCTGAACATCGACGTGACGGTCATCAAGGATGAATACCACGGTGACACCAGCAAGATGTGGATTGTGGGCAAGCCCAAGCCGGGCACCGAACGATTGATCGACATCACCCAACAATGCCTATATAAAGGCATTGAACTGGTCAAGCCAGGTACCCGTCTCGGGGACATTGGCCACGTCATCCAGCAACATGCTGAAAAGCATCGTTATTCGGTAGTCCGCGACTATTGCGGCCACGGCATCGGTAAGGTATTCCATGAAGAACCTCAGGTCATGCATTACGGCAAGCCCGGTACCGGCATGGAGTTGCAGGAAGGCATGACGTTTACCATCGAGCCCATGATCAACCAGGGCAAGTACCAGACCAAGCTGCTGCCGGACGGCTGGACCGTCGTGACCAAAGACCACAAGCTGTCGGCCCAGTGGGAGCACACGATTCTCGTCACCGCGGACGGCCACGAGGTTCTGACCAAACGAACGGAAGAGTCCTTCTAA